A part of Ptychodera flava strain L36383 chromosome 11, AS_Pfla_20210202, whole genome shotgun sequence genomic DNA contains:
- the LOC139143662 gene encoding uncharacterized protein: MSRVTLKTLICQALLIYGAICPVTIAQFPTPFNPSKVWWTKRITADFFTAGRLSERQIKYAAETGFKSIISVFDISAPAWLGHEYLPSNREIREMTNYTLRLKYEVLSVDVAQNYLTLDNVDKFAAVVKGLPKPVLVFCNDTYTSSLTVLLHLARSKKLAPKDGEQSKEFYRIGNAMGYQFDSDAHVVSLVSKATREPPVAIVTKSPSELAKWREYWPAKFVSPTFFDAGQVWRSHIPMIKSAGFGAVINMRQGKTSIISGQPSQEEVTLLNIPAGTQTYFKGNRQFILRLLETRIDPNKSNGYISPNSPWNVELQNENEFGDEIGYNAELERQAFREAGIPYYHIPAPYPCGSDGVRIFHEFRDRIAEIATQHRPPILMHCTIGYRTGFFSLLMEAYVSCRDYDWLMGQAHIMGYDFDSDYTQSDDVALQQSLQLPRPHCEQVSD, encoded by the exons ATGTCACGTGTCACTCTAAAAACTTTGATATGTCAAGCTTTATTGATTTACGGTGCTATTTGTCCGGTCACGATCGCACAGTTTCCGACGCCATTCAACCCATCCAAAGTATGGTGGACCAAGCGAATAACTGCGGATTTCTTCACGGCGGGAAGATTATCGGAACGACAGATCAAATACGCCGCCGAAACTGGATTTAAATCTATCATTTCTGTCTTCGATATCAGCGCCCCAGCTTGGCTTGGCCATGAGTATTTGCCAAGCAATAGAGAAATCAGAGAGATGACGAATTACACCCTCCGATTAAAATATGAAGTATTGAGCGTCGATGTCGCCCAAAACTACTTGACCTTGGACAATGTCGACAAGTTCGCGGCCGTCGTGAAAGGTCTTCCAAAACCAGTTCTTGTGTTTTGCAACGACACATACACGTCATCACTGACTGTTCTTTTACATCTCGCCCGATCAAAGAAATTAGCGCCAAAAGATGGAGAGCAGTCGAAGGAATTTTACCGAATTGGCAACGCCATGGGTTATCAGTTCGATAGTGATGCACACGTCGTATCTTTAGTTTCCAAGGCAACAAGAGAACCACCTGTTGCCATCGTAACCAAGTCACCCAGTGAGCTTGCCAAGTGGCGGGAGTACTGGCCGGCCAAGTTCGTGTCACCGACATTCTTCGATGCCGGACAGGTTTGGAGAAGTCACATCCCGATGATCAAATCAGCCGGATTTGGTGCTGTCATCAACATGAGGCAAGGGAAGACATCCATCATTTCTGGACAACCTTCCCAGGAAGAGGTGACTCTTCTCAACATCCCAGCTGGGACGCAGACGTACTTTAAAGGGAACCGACAGTTTATTCTCAGATTATTAGAAACACGCATCGATCCGAATAAATCGAATGGCTACATTTCTCCAAACTCTCCCTGGAATGTTGAACTTCAAAACGAAAACGAATTCGGTGATGAAATTGGCTATAACGCAGAGTTGGAGAGACAAGCATTCAGAGAAGCTGGCATCCCTTATTATCACATTCCGGCGC CTTACCCATGCGGCAGTGATGGTGTCAGAATATTTCACGAGTTCAGGGACAGAATAGCGGAAATAGCAACGCAACACAGGCCGCCCATTCTAATGCACTGTACAATTGGGTATCGCACAG GTTTCTTCTCTCTGCTAATGGAAGCCTACGTGTCATGCAGGGATTATGATTGGCTGATGGGCCAGGCGCATATTATGGGCTATGACTTTGACTCAGACTACACACAGTCAGATGATGTAGCATTGCAACAGTCCTTACAGCTACCAAGACCCCACTGCGAACAAGTCAGTGACTGA